A region from the Parabacteroides sp. FAFU027 genome encodes:
- a CDS encoding lipocalin-like domain-containing protein — MKRILWLFLPIIYIACSNEFEDQLRGQWQLQSIVMNGKDSLPEIPSYYCFQNSVFQIKDKSGMAFGRYYKKDDSLCIIFEDSLQAEALLNMKYTDWKSAYRSFYISEQTPKHISLKDKNKTLNFRYY; from the coding sequence ATGAAACGAATACTCTGGCTTTTCTTGCCCATCATATATATAGCCTGTTCCAATGAATTTGAAGATCAATTAAGAGGACAATGGCAATTGCAAAGCATAGTTATGAACGGAAAAGATTCTCTGCCGGAAATACCGTCATACTACTGTTTTCAAAACAGCGTATTTCAGATTAAAGACAAAAGCGGAATGGCTTTTGGCAGGTATTATAAAAAAGATGATTCTCTATGTATTATCTTTGAAGACAGTCTACAAGCAGAGGCGCTTCTTAACATGAAATACACCGATTGGAAGTCTGCCTACAGATCCTTCTATATTTCAGAACAAACCCCAAAGCACATATCCCTTAAAGACAAAAACAAAACTCTTAATTTCAGGTACTATTAA
- a CDS encoding glycosyltransferase, translated as MKVAIITGAVPPAKCGVGDYTDVLISNLINAGIKIDVITDIKYGENNKGYVLHNVIKHWYGISFFITVLRVLKEINCDIVHIQYPTISYKGFIEINLLPILLRIKGYKVVYTLHEYSQRPLMSRIRRWPSVKASHKVIVVEDTFKIDLERLRLITSREKTEVIYIGSNIPKSNAAEGDLLRLRSQLFGNYNGLIASYFGFVNSNKELVTTIETMHTLNKEHRLFFKLLIIGELTPSDAYQNEILKRIHEYKLENEIKTVKYLPKEEVGKHIACSDFAIALFSNGVSIRNGSFLALYQEGIKVITTKPKNHYPIKLNNAIFLNSNSVSELKSALQQLQTLNLNKNLGDIINWDNIAQEHIRIYNSVYRL; from the coding sequence ATGAAGGTAGCGATAATAACAGGAGCTGTCCCGCCCGCGAAATGCGGTGTCGGAGACTACACAGATGTGCTGATTTCAAATCTCATCAATGCAGGTATCAAAATAGATGTAATTACAGATATCAAATATGGTGAGAATAATAAAGGTTATGTTCTACACAATGTAATAAAGCACTGGTATGGAATTTCATTTTTCATCACTGTTCTCCGGGTTTTAAAAGAGATCAATTGCGATATTGTTCATATACAATATCCGACAATTAGCTACAAAGGTTTTATTGAAATCAATCTTTTACCCATTTTATTAAGGATAAAAGGATATAAGGTTGTATATACACTTCACGAGTATAGCCAGAGACCTCTGATGTCAAGGATACGACGTTGGCCGAGCGTTAAAGCCTCACATAAAGTGATCGTTGTAGAAGACACTTTTAAGATCGATTTAGAACGTCTTCGACTAATAACATCTCGAGAAAAAACCGAGGTTATTTATATTGGTTCAAACATACCGAAGTCAAATGCCGCAGAAGGAGACCTATTAAGACTTAGAAGCCAGTTATTTGGCAACTACAACGGTTTAATAGCTTCATATTTCGGTTTTGTAAATTCAAACAAGGAATTAGTCACAACTATTGAAACAATGCATACTCTAAACAAAGAGCATCGTTTATTCTTTAAACTGCTAATTATTGGAGAACTAACCCCATCTGATGCTTATCAAAACGAAATACTTAAACGAATACACGAGTATAAGTTAGAGAATGAAATCAAAACCGTCAAGTATCTACCCAAAGAGGAAGTCGGAAAACATATTGCTTGTTCTGATTTTGCAATTGCTCTTTTTAGCAACGGAGTTTCGATTAGAAATGGAAGTTTTTTGGCACTATACCAAGAAGGAATTAAAGTCATTACCACAAAACCAAAAAATCATTATCCTATCAAGTTAAACAACGCTATCTTTTTAAACAGCAATTCTGTTTCAGAATTAAAATCAGCATTGCAACAATTACAAACATTAAATCTAAATAAGAACCTCGGAGATATTATCAACTGGGATAATATAGCTCAAGAACATATTAGAATTTACAATTCAGTTTACCGTCTTTGA
- a CDS encoding glycosyltransferase family 2 protein, with amino-acid sequence MKVSIITTCYNRAYTIKDAIESVLNQDYPLIEYIIVDGASTDETMEIVHQYSNRITKIVSEQDRGMYEAINKGIRMATGDIIGLMHSDDVFYNNQVISSIVAAFKRYNPDMIYGNGIFVDAKNHNRTVRNWISGKKRHKRFKLGWLPLHTTTYFKSEVLKKYGLYNETYQIAADTEFLTRYMYKYKIKTHYLNQYIVKMKIGGASTDLKKAIIKWSEDIRVYRRYNLNPYIALPAKILLKTPQLITRKRLTE; translated from the coding sequence ATGAAAGTATCCATCATTACTACTTGTTACAATCGAGCATATACCATTAAGGATGCAATAGAAAGTGTCTTAAACCAAGATTATCCCTTAATTGAATATATAATAGTAGATGGAGCATCTACTGACGAAACCATGGAGATCGTCCATCAATACAGTAACAGGATCACTAAGATTGTATCAGAACAAGACAGAGGAATGTACGAGGCAATCAACAAAGGGATTAGAATGGCCACTGGTGATATCATAGGACTGATGCATTCGGATGATGTGTTTTATAATAATCAAGTCATCTCCAGTATTGTTGCAGCCTTTAAAAGATATAATCCAGATATGATTTATGGAAATGGGATTTTTGTTGACGCCAAAAATCATAATCGCACTGTCAGAAACTGGATCAGTGGAAAAAAACGACACAAACGTTTTAAGCTAGGATGGCTCCCTTTGCATACTACCACTTATTTTAAAAGTGAAGTGTTAAAGAAATATGGCCTTTACAATGAAACATATCAAATCGCAGCTGATACTGAATTTCTAACACGATACATGTATAAATACAAAATAAAAACACACTATTTAAATCAATATATTGTTAAAATGAAAATAGGAGGTGCCAGTACTGATTTAAAAAAAGCAATAATTAAATGGAGCGAAGACATACGTGTATATAGACGATACAACCTAAATCCATATATCGCCTTACCTGCTAAAATACTACTTAAAACGCCTCAACTAATTACCAGAAAGAGACTTACAGAATAA
- a CDS encoding DUF6492 family protein yields MQAPKFDLIIPIVRKDLSLILDNLKLLNHNIKAQNIIFIGEEDLTELFTGIPNVKFICENNMIEGLTKKEIENIKTSITGDAKRSGWYFQQFLKMGYSCICENEYYLVWDSDTIPLKEIDFFSSAAKPYLSFREYAKYDECYSKTIEHLIQDNPIKKDSSKSFITEHMLINASIMRKLISDIEANISLAGNKFYEKIMHAVDPKYINLSGFSEFETYAAYILKNFSNEYSLRHWNNLRCGKVFIGNKPTKEQLSWISTSFSTVSIEKYDSHWIIFKVFNQLKLDKLLSFHYVYITCIPIISVLYSLRLTLRAFIKR; encoded by the coding sequence ATGCAAGCACCAAAATTTGATCTTATTATCCCTATTGTAAGGAAGGATCTCTCTCTAATATTAGACAATCTCAAACTATTAAACCACAACATAAAAGCACAAAATATTATTTTCATTGGAGAAGAAGACTTGACTGAATTATTTACTGGGATTCCAAATGTAAAATTCATATGTGAGAATAATATGATCGAAGGTCTGACCAAAAAAGAAATTGAAAATATTAAAACCTCAATAACTGGAGATGCAAAAAGATCCGGATGGTATTTTCAGCAATTCTTAAAAATGGGATATTCCTGTATTTGTGAGAATGAATATTACTTAGTTTGGGACAGCGATACAATCCCTCTAAAAGAAATAGATTTTTTCTCAAGCGCAGCCAAACCCTATCTATCTTTTAGGGAATATGCCAAATATGATGAATGCTATAGCAAAACAATTGAACACCTAATACAGGATAATCCAATAAAGAAAGATTCCTCAAAATCATTTATAACAGAACATATGCTTATCAATGCTTCCATTATGAGAAAATTAATAAGCGACATTGAAGCTAATATTTCATTGGCCGGGAATAAGTTTTATGAAAAGATAATGCATGCAGTAGATCCAAAATACATTAACCTATCGGGGTTCAGTGAATTTGAAACATACGCAGCATATATCCTTAAAAACTTTTCAAATGAATATTCTCTTAGACACTGGAACAATCTTCGATGTGGAAAAGTGTTTATTGGAAATAAACCTACCAAAGAACAATTAAGTTGGATTTCAACCTCTTTTAGTACTGTATCAATAGAAAAGTACGATTCACATTGGATTATCTTCAAGGTATTCAACCAACTTAAACTTGATAAGCTTTTAAGTTTTCATTATGTATATATTACGTGTATCCCCATTATTTCAGTTCTATATTCATTAAGATTAACTTTAAGAGCATTTATAAAAAGGTAA